In Strigops habroptila isolate Jane chromosome 16, bStrHab1.2.pri, whole genome shotgun sequence, a genomic segment contains:
- the LOC115617269 gene encoding pre-mRNA cleavage complex 2 protein Pcf11-like isoform X1, whose amino-acid sequence MDFSSIRAKRKFLKKSECESTTVSEISRRDPRLKRHLQEKSEDKEEEVKEKRSKGSTEEKEEEQHKTCEHRPVGSGNEVFDGALQKQDTTTEDSENQGGKRGSPSSRKQSQSRSPEARSPCTQERSSHKRRHGSFSPSSSTPKIRKVCQIGPKQPHVEEGLCSPLWTFQYQTDMVDSGKEFTMYKIIEKLVQVNDKKSKFIIAFLHKEYLNAYFHRFLSRLLNQGLMAKVNSICHILAVLFRTLQTSSCDCTPARCCRTSTNDNDEHC is encoded by the exons ATGGACTTTTCCAGCATCCGTGCAAAGCGcaagtttttaaagaaatcg GAATGTGAAAGCACAACAGTATCTGAAATTAGCAGGCGGGATCCAAGACTGAAAAGGCATCTTCAAGAGAAGTCAGAGGAtaaagaggaggaggtgaaagaaaagagaagtaagggaagtacagaggaaaaagaagaagagcaACATAAGACATGTGAACACAGACCAGTAGGCAGCGGAAATGAAGTATTTGATGGTGCTCTTCAGAAGCAAGACACGACTACAGAGGACTCAGAAAATCAAGGTGGAAAACGAGGGAGTCCCAGTAGTCGAAAACAGTCACAATCACGCTCTCCTGAGGCACGCTCACCATGTACACAGGAGAGGAGCTCACACAAAAGGAGACATGGGAGTTTCTCTCCCAGTTCATCAACTCCTAAAATAAGGAAGGTATGTCAGATAGGCCCTAAGCAGCCTCATGTTGAAGAAGGCTTATGCAGTCCTTTGTGGACCTTTCAATACCAAACTGACATGGTTGACTCTGGGAAGGAGTTTACCATGTATAAAATCATTGAGAAACTTGTACAAGTTAATGATAAAAAAAGCAAGTTTATAATTGCATTCTTACACAAAGAATACTTAAATGCTTATTTCCACAGGTTTCTTTCACGTCTGCTCAACCAGGGCCTTATGGCCAAGGTCAACAGCATTTGCCATATCCTGGCAGTTTTGTTCAGAACCCTGCAG ACGTCATCGTGTGATTGCACACCAGCAAGGTGCTGTAGAACGTCCACCAATGATAATGATGAACATTGTTAG
- the LOC115617269 gene encoding pre-mRNA cleavage complex 2 protein Pcf11-like isoform X2: MCLGDIFCSTDFVVLILRECESTTVSEISRRDPRLKRHLQEKSEDKEEEVKEKRSKGSTEEKEEEQHKTCEHRPVGSGNEVFDGALQKQDTTTEDSENQGGKRGSPSSRKQSQSRSPEARSPCTQERSSHKRRHGSFSPSSSTPKIRKVSFTSAQPGPYGQGQQHLPYPGSFVQNPADVIV, from the exons ATGTGCCTAGGTGACATATTTTGTAGTACTGACTTTGTAGTACTGATTTTGCGGGAATGTGAAAGCACAACAGTATCTGAAATTAGCAGGCGGGATCCAAGACTGAAAAGGCATCTTCAAGAGAAGTCAGAGGAtaaagaggaggaggtgaaagaaaagagaagtaagggaagtacagaggaaaaagaagaagagcaACATAAGACATGTGAACACAGACCAGTAGGCAGCGGAAATGAAGTATTTGATGGTGCTCTTCAGAAGCAAGACACGACTACAGAGGACTCAGAAAATCAAGGTGGAAAACGAGGGAGTCCCAGTAGTCGAAAACAGTCACAATCACGCTCTCCTGAGGCACGCTCACCATGTACACAGGAGAGGAGCTCACACAAAAGGAGACATGGGAGTTTCTCTCCCAGTTCATCAACTCCTAAAATAAGGAAG GTTTCTTTCACGTCTGCTCAACCAGGGCCTTATGGCCAAGGTCAACAGCATTTGCCATATCCTGGCAGTTTTGTTCAGAACCCTGCAG ACGTCATCGTGTGA
- the MIIP gene encoding migration and invasion-inhibitory protein isoform X1 yields MEIEHLQRLRQANQDLLQRLRTKQEEIRKRLPSKPSLDNRTATESSVPLPTRRKENQADAVEPTADPAMLVSVEPGAYAARAALCSSLKHNSNGRGVQQQEKMQEAVGLDSSFPGKEKNVMPVTAIITCGRKTSGVERGDHAQGSPEKESFPLGHGENRKQSTLLDGFHEKKQLESRLAPSLSSSQGEETSKQHVVVREPVIRESVLLTSQSQESKKEAGHVTFESDPEEHTIPVSTWSVRPFLGYDWIAGLLDTSPSVAEKSDQYFAELHEFRQVNKEECIHKQHPECRARDYIDAEQEPDLITSSHKCVYCYRLNQRFFPVPVDSESACPVCKIPRTHWPPEKLGEPAYVRVSIPRSTLMPAYKHKAHRRKSFEPEDSLALPSHCLAGWKNIIPSSNPTLSSLDLRASLEENSPHHPRLNLVSRVSGGTRTDQLLNLTRLAHFRFSSASQQKEQNKPGHYRAAPDLNLTASTL; encoded by the exons ATGGAGATAGAGCACCTGCAGAGGCTGCGTCAGGCCAACCAGGACCTTCTACAAAGGCTCAgaacaaagcaggaagagaTCAGAAAAAGACTTCCCAGCAAGCCATCTCTTGATAACAGAACAGCTACTGAAAGCTCTGTCCCCTTGCCCACAAGAAGG aaggaaaatcagGCTGATGCTGTGGAGCCTACAGCTGACCCTGCAATGTTGGTGTCTGTGGAACCTGGAGCTTACGCAGCCAGAGCAGCCCTCTGTTCATCTCTTAAACACAACAGCAATGGCAGAGGGGTGCAGCAACAAGAGAAGATGCAGGAAGCAGTAGGTTTGGattccagctttcctgggaaagagaagaatgttaTGCCAGTGACTGCAATCATTACCTGTGGTAGAAAAACCTCTGGAGTGGAGAGGGGTGACCATGCTCAAGGAAGTCCAGAGAAAGAATCGTTCCCTCTGGGACAtggagagaacagaaaacagtcCACTCTGCTAGATGGCTTCcatgagaagaaacagcttGAGAGTCGTCTGGccccatccctgagcagcagccaaggTGAAGAGACCAGCAAGCAACATGTGGTTGTTAGAGAGCCTGTAATTCGTGAATCAGTCTTGCTGACATCTCAGTCCCAAGAGTCAAAG aagGAAGCTGGTCATGTCACTTTTGAGTCTGACCCTGAAGAACATACCATACCTGTGAGCACCTGGTCCGTGCGTCCTTTCCTGGGCTATGACTGGATTGCAG GGCTTCTAGATACAAGCCCTTCAGTAGCAGAAAAATCTGACCAGTACTTTGCTGAGCTGCACGAGTTCCGACAGGTCAACAAAGAAGAATGTATTCACAAGCAGCACCCAGA GTGCAGGGCTCGGGACTACATAGATGCTGAACAAGAACCAGATTTGATAACCAGTTCCCATAAGT GTGTTTACTGTTACCGGTTAAACCAGCGCTTCTTCCCTGTCCCTGTGGATTCAGAGTCTGCCTGCCCCGTGTGTAAGATCCCACGTACTCACTGGCCCCCAGAGAAATTGGGAGAGCCAGCCTATGTCAG GGTCAGCATTCCCAGGTCTACCCTTATGCCTGCCTACAAACACAAAGCCCATCGCAGGAAGAGCTTTGAACCAGAAGACAGTCTAGCGTTACCTTCG CACTGCCTGGCTGGCTGGAAAAATATCATCCCTTCCAGCAACCCCACACTCAGCAGTTTGGATCTGCGAGCTTCCCTGGAAGAGAACTCTCCTCACCATCCTCGCCTG AACTTGGTGTCCAGAGTGTCAGGAGGAACCAGAACTGACCAGCTTCTGAACCTGACCCGCTTGGCACACTTCAGATTTAGCAGTGCTTCTCAGCAGAAGGAGCAAAACAAACCTGGCCACTACAGAGCAGCTCCAGATTTAAACCTGACTGCCTCAACTCTGTGA
- the MIIP gene encoding migration and invasion-inhibitory protein isoform X2, with protein MEIEHLQRLRQANQDLLQRLRTKQEEIRKRLPSKPSLDNRTATESSVPLPTRRKENQADAVEPTADPAMLVSVEPGAYAARAALCSSLKHNSNGRGVQQQEKMQEAVGLDSSFPGKEKNVMPVTAIITCGRKTSGVERGDHAQGSPEKESFPLGHGENRKQSTLLDGFHEKKQLESRLAPSLSSSQGEETSKQHVVVREPVIRESVLLTSQSQESKEAGHVTFESDPEEHTIPVSTWSVRPFLGYDWIAGLLDTSPSVAEKSDQYFAELHEFRQVNKEECIHKQHPECRARDYIDAEQEPDLITSSHKCVYCYRLNQRFFPVPVDSESACPVCKIPRTHWPPEKLGEPAYVRVSIPRSTLMPAYKHKAHRRKSFEPEDSLALPSHCLAGWKNIIPSSNPTLSSLDLRASLEENSPHHPRLNLVSRVSGGTRTDQLLNLTRLAHFRFSSASQQKEQNKPGHYRAAPDLNLTASTL; from the exons ATGGAGATAGAGCACCTGCAGAGGCTGCGTCAGGCCAACCAGGACCTTCTACAAAGGCTCAgaacaaagcaggaagagaTCAGAAAAAGACTTCCCAGCAAGCCATCTCTTGATAACAGAACAGCTACTGAAAGCTCTGTCCCCTTGCCCACAAGAAGG aaggaaaatcagGCTGATGCTGTGGAGCCTACAGCTGACCCTGCAATGTTGGTGTCTGTGGAACCTGGAGCTTACGCAGCCAGAGCAGCCCTCTGTTCATCTCTTAAACACAACAGCAATGGCAGAGGGGTGCAGCAACAAGAGAAGATGCAGGAAGCAGTAGGTTTGGattccagctttcctgggaaagagaagaatgttaTGCCAGTGACTGCAATCATTACCTGTGGTAGAAAAACCTCTGGAGTGGAGAGGGGTGACCATGCTCAAGGAAGTCCAGAGAAAGAATCGTTCCCTCTGGGACAtggagagaacagaaaacagtcCACTCTGCTAGATGGCTTCcatgagaagaaacagcttGAGAGTCGTCTGGccccatccctgagcagcagccaaggTGAAGAGACCAGCAAGCAACATGTGGTTGTTAGAGAGCCTGTAATTCGTGAATCAGTCTTGCTGACATCTCAGTCCCAAGAGTCAAAG GAAGCTGGTCATGTCACTTTTGAGTCTGACCCTGAAGAACATACCATACCTGTGAGCACCTGGTCCGTGCGTCCTTTCCTGGGCTATGACTGGATTGCAG GGCTTCTAGATACAAGCCCTTCAGTAGCAGAAAAATCTGACCAGTACTTTGCTGAGCTGCACGAGTTCCGACAGGTCAACAAAGAAGAATGTATTCACAAGCAGCACCCAGA GTGCAGGGCTCGGGACTACATAGATGCTGAACAAGAACCAGATTTGATAACCAGTTCCCATAAGT GTGTTTACTGTTACCGGTTAAACCAGCGCTTCTTCCCTGTCCCTGTGGATTCAGAGTCTGCCTGCCCCGTGTGTAAGATCCCACGTACTCACTGGCCCCCAGAGAAATTGGGAGAGCCAGCCTATGTCAG GGTCAGCATTCCCAGGTCTACCCTTATGCCTGCCTACAAACACAAAGCCCATCGCAGGAAGAGCTTTGAACCAGAAGACAGTCTAGCGTTACCTTCG CACTGCCTGGCTGGCTGGAAAAATATCATCCCTTCCAGCAACCCCACACTCAGCAGTTTGGATCTGCGAGCTTCCCTGGAAGAGAACTCTCCTCACCATCCTCGCCTG AACTTGGTGTCCAGAGTGTCAGGAGGAACCAGAACTGACCAGCTTCTGAACCTGACCCGCTTGGCACACTTCAGATTTAGCAGTGCTTCTCAGCAGAAGGAGCAAAACAAACCTGGCCACTACAGAGCAGCTCCAGATTTAAACCTGACTGCCTCAACTCTGTGA
- the MFN2 gene encoding mitofusin-2 isoform X2 translates to MKVAFFGRTSNGKSTVINAMLWDKVLPSGIGHTTNCFLRVEGTDGHEAFLLTEGSEEKKSVKTVNQLAHALHQDELLNAGSLVSVMWPNSKCPLLKDDLVLMDSPGIDVTTELDSWIDKFCLDADVFVLVANSESTLMQTEKQFFHKVNERLSRPNIFILNNRWDASASEPEYMEEVRRQHMERCTSFLVDELGVVDRAQAGDRIFFVSAKEVLNARIQKAQGMPEGGGALADGFQVRMFEFQNFERRFEECISQSAVKTKFEQHTVRAKQIAEDVRLIMDSVHIAAQEQRVYCLETREERQERLGFIDKQLELLTQDYKRKIKQITEEVERQVSNAMAEEIRRLSVLVDEYQADFHPSQVVLKVYKSELHKHIEEGLGRNMSDRCSNAITASLQTMQQEMIDGLKPLLPVSLRGQIDMLIPRQCFMLSYDLNCDKLCADFQEDIEFHFSLGWTMLVNRFLGPKNGRRALMGYNDQVQRPLTPANPSLPPLPQGSMTQEELMVSMVTGLASLTSRTSMGIIVVGGVVWKAVGWRLIALSFGLYGLLYVYERLTWTTKAKERAFKRQFVEYAGEKLQLIVSYTGSNCSHQVQQELAGTFAHLCQQVDVTRENLEQEISAMNKKIEVLDSLQSKAKLLRNKAGWLDSELNMFTHQYLQQSR, encoded by the exons ATGAAGGTTGCTTTTTTTGGCAG GACAAGCAATGGGAAAAGCACTGTGATAAATGCCATGCTGTGGGACAAAGTCCTTCCCTCAGGAATTGGACACACCACTAATTGTTTCCTGCGTGTAGAGGGGACAGATGGACATGAAGCTTTCCTGCTTACTGAAGgctcagaggaaaagaaaagtgTTAAG ACAGTAAACCAGCTGGCTCATGCCCTTCATCAAGATGAACTTCTGAATGCTGGCAGCCTAGTCAGTGTAATGTGGCCCAATTCCAAATGTCCTCTCTTAAAGGATGACTTGGTGCTGATGGACAG CCCTGGCATTGATGTTACCACAGAGCTGGACAGTTGGATTGACAAATTCTGTCTAGATGCTGACGTATTTGTCCTGGTGGCAAATTCTGAATCAACATTGATGCAAACT GAGAAACAGTTCTTTCACAAGGTGAATGAACGTCTGTCTCGAcccaatatatttattttaaataaccgCTGGGATGCATCTGCCTCTGAACCAGAATACATGGAAGAG GTGCGTCGGCAGCACATGGAGCGGTGCACCAGTTTCCTGGTAGATGAGCTAGGTGTGGTGGATCGAGCCCAGGCAGGAGATCGCATTTTCTTTGTGTCAGCAAAAGAAGTGCTCAATGCCAGGATTCAGAAAGCTCAAGGGATGCCAGAAGGAG GTGGAGCATTGGCAGATGGATTTCAAGTAAGAATGTTTGAGTTTCAGAACTTCGAGAGAAGATTTGAG GAATGTATCTCACAGTCAGCAGTAAAAACAAAGTTTGAGCAGCACACGGTGAGAGCGAAGCAGATTGCAGAAGATGTTCGTCTCATCATGGATTCTGTGCATATTGCTGCCCAGGAACAGCG agtTTACTGTCTGGAAACGCGAGAGGAACGACAGGAGCGTTTAGGTTTTATTGATAAACAGCTGGAGCTCCTTACTCAAGACTACAAGcggaaaataaaacagatcaCAGAAGAAGTGGAGAGGCAG GTGTCAAATGCAATGGCAGAAGAAATCAGACGGCTCTCAGTGCTGGTAGATGAATACCAAGCAGACTTCCATCCATCTCAAGTAGTTCTTAAAGTTTACAAAAGT gaGCTACATAAACACATTGAGGAAGGCCTGGGCCGTAACATGTCAGATCGTTGCTCCAATGCAATCACTGCTTCCCTGCAGACAATGCAGCAAGAAATGATAG ATGGTTTAAAACCCCTTCTCCCAGTCTCTTTGCGGGGCCAGATAGACATGTTAATTCCCCGGCAGTGCTTCATGCTCAGCTATGATCTGAACTGTGACAAGCTTTGTGCCGACTTCCAAGAGGACATAGAATTCCATTTCTCTCTTGGATGGACGATGCTGGTGAACAGGTTTTTGGGACCAAAGAATGGTCGTCGGGCCTTGATGGGCTATAATGACCAG GTTCAACGCCCTTTAACACCAGCAAATCCCAGTCTGCCTCCTTTGCCTCAGGGCTCTATGACCCAGGAAGAGCTAATGGTGTCGATGGTGACTGGACTGGCCTCATTGACTTCCCGAACTTCCATGGGGATCATCGTGGTTGGTGGTGTG GTCTGGAAGGCTGTGGGTTGGAGACTGATTGCTCTCTCTTTTGGCCTTTATGGGCTCCTTTATGTATATGAGCGCCTCACCTGGAccacaaaagcaaaggagagagcTTTCAAGAGGCAATTTGTAGAGTATGCTGGAGAGAAATTGCAGCTCATCGTCAGTTACACAGGTTCTAATTGCAGCCACCAAGTCCAACA AGAGCTGGCTGGAACGTTTGCTCATTTGTGTCAGCAAGTGGATGTCACACGAGAGAATCTTGAGCAGGAAATTTCTGccatgaataaaaaaattgaagttcTGGATtcactgcagagcaaagcaaaactgctcAG GAATAAAGCGGGTTGGCTTGACAGCGAGCTCAACATGTTCACACATCAGTacctgcagcaaagcagataG
- the MFN2 gene encoding mitofusin-2 isoform X1 translates to MSLLFTRSKSIVAVKKDKRHMAEVNASPLKHFVTAKKKINGIFEQLAAYISESASFLEDTHKNVELDPVTTEEQVLEVKGYLSKVNGISEVLARRHMKVAFFGRTSNGKSTVINAMLWDKVLPSGIGHTTNCFLRVEGTDGHEAFLLTEGSEEKKSVKTVNQLAHALHQDELLNAGSLVSVMWPNSKCPLLKDDLVLMDSPGIDVTTELDSWIDKFCLDADVFVLVANSESTLMQTEKQFFHKVNERLSRPNIFILNNRWDASASEPEYMEEVRRQHMERCTSFLVDELGVVDRAQAGDRIFFVSAKEVLNARIQKAQGMPEGGGALADGFQVRMFEFQNFERRFEECISQSAVKTKFEQHTVRAKQIAEDVRLIMDSVHIAAQEQRVYCLETREERQERLGFIDKQLELLTQDYKRKIKQITEEVERQVSNAMAEEIRRLSVLVDEYQADFHPSQVVLKVYKSELHKHIEEGLGRNMSDRCSNAITASLQTMQQEMIDGLKPLLPVSLRGQIDMLIPRQCFMLSYDLNCDKLCADFQEDIEFHFSLGWTMLVNRFLGPKNGRRALMGYNDQVQRPLTPANPSLPPLPQGSMTQEELMVSMVTGLASLTSRTSMGIIVVGGVVWKAVGWRLIALSFGLYGLLYVYERLTWTTKAKERAFKRQFVEYAGEKLQLIVSYTGSNCSHQVQQELAGTFAHLCQQVDVTRENLEQEISAMNKKIEVLDSLQSKAKLLRNKAGWLDSELNMFTHQYLQQSR, encoded by the exons ATGTCCCTGCTGTTTACTCGTTCCAAGTCAATAGTTGCAGTGAAGAAGGATAAAAGACACATGGCTGAGGTAAATGCTTCTCCACTTAAACATTTTGTcactgcaaagaagaaaatcaatggTATCTTTGAACAACTGGCTGCATACATCAGTGAGAGCGCCTCGTTCCTGGAAG acACACACAAGAATGTAGAGCTTGATCCTGTCACCACAGAAGAGCAGGTACTGGAAGTCAAAGGCTACCTGTCAAAAGTGAATGGCATTAGTGAAGTGTTGGCGAGGCGACACATGAAGGTTGCTTTTTTTGGCAG GACAAGCAATGGGAAAAGCACTGTGATAAATGCCATGCTGTGGGACAAAGTCCTTCCCTCAGGAATTGGACACACCACTAATTGTTTCCTGCGTGTAGAGGGGACAGATGGACATGAAGCTTTCCTGCTTACTGAAGgctcagaggaaaagaaaagtgTTAAG ACAGTAAACCAGCTGGCTCATGCCCTTCATCAAGATGAACTTCTGAATGCTGGCAGCCTAGTCAGTGTAATGTGGCCCAATTCCAAATGTCCTCTCTTAAAGGATGACTTGGTGCTGATGGACAG CCCTGGCATTGATGTTACCACAGAGCTGGACAGTTGGATTGACAAATTCTGTCTAGATGCTGACGTATTTGTCCTGGTGGCAAATTCTGAATCAACATTGATGCAAACT GAGAAACAGTTCTTTCACAAGGTGAATGAACGTCTGTCTCGAcccaatatatttattttaaataaccgCTGGGATGCATCTGCCTCTGAACCAGAATACATGGAAGAG GTGCGTCGGCAGCACATGGAGCGGTGCACCAGTTTCCTGGTAGATGAGCTAGGTGTGGTGGATCGAGCCCAGGCAGGAGATCGCATTTTCTTTGTGTCAGCAAAAGAAGTGCTCAATGCCAGGATTCAGAAAGCTCAAGGGATGCCAGAAGGAG GTGGAGCATTGGCAGATGGATTTCAAGTAAGAATGTTTGAGTTTCAGAACTTCGAGAGAAGATTTGAG GAATGTATCTCACAGTCAGCAGTAAAAACAAAGTTTGAGCAGCACACGGTGAGAGCGAAGCAGATTGCAGAAGATGTTCGTCTCATCATGGATTCTGTGCATATTGCTGCCCAGGAACAGCG agtTTACTGTCTGGAAACGCGAGAGGAACGACAGGAGCGTTTAGGTTTTATTGATAAACAGCTGGAGCTCCTTACTCAAGACTACAAGcggaaaataaaacagatcaCAGAAGAAGTGGAGAGGCAG GTGTCAAATGCAATGGCAGAAGAAATCAGACGGCTCTCAGTGCTGGTAGATGAATACCAAGCAGACTTCCATCCATCTCAAGTAGTTCTTAAAGTTTACAAAAGT gaGCTACATAAACACATTGAGGAAGGCCTGGGCCGTAACATGTCAGATCGTTGCTCCAATGCAATCACTGCTTCCCTGCAGACAATGCAGCAAGAAATGATAG ATGGTTTAAAACCCCTTCTCCCAGTCTCTTTGCGGGGCCAGATAGACATGTTAATTCCCCGGCAGTGCTTCATGCTCAGCTATGATCTGAACTGTGACAAGCTTTGTGCCGACTTCCAAGAGGACATAGAATTCCATTTCTCTCTTGGATGGACGATGCTGGTGAACAGGTTTTTGGGACCAAAGAATGGTCGTCGGGCCTTGATGGGCTATAATGACCAG GTTCAACGCCCTTTAACACCAGCAAATCCCAGTCTGCCTCCTTTGCCTCAGGGCTCTATGACCCAGGAAGAGCTAATGGTGTCGATGGTGACTGGACTGGCCTCATTGACTTCCCGAACTTCCATGGGGATCATCGTGGTTGGTGGTGTG GTCTGGAAGGCTGTGGGTTGGAGACTGATTGCTCTCTCTTTTGGCCTTTATGGGCTCCTTTATGTATATGAGCGCCTCACCTGGAccacaaaagcaaaggagagagcTTTCAAGAGGCAATTTGTAGAGTATGCTGGAGAGAAATTGCAGCTCATCGTCAGTTACACAGGTTCTAATTGCAGCCACCAAGTCCAACA AGAGCTGGCTGGAACGTTTGCTCATTTGTGTCAGCAAGTGGATGTCACACGAGAGAATCTTGAGCAGGAAATTTCTGccatgaataaaaaaattgaagttcTGGATtcactgcagagcaaagcaaaactgctcAG GAATAAAGCGGGTTGGCTTGACAGCGAGCTCAACATGTTCACACATCAGTacctgcagcaaagcagataG